The proteins below come from a single Asanoa ferruginea genomic window:
- a CDS encoding DUF4062 domain-containing protein, with protein sequence MTAFAPRHYPGVMVSSTFQDFVAHREVLIRVIAGQGLHPVAMEQDSARPAGTVIDSSLEKVRDAAAYVGIIGHRYGNVPDSADLNPAGLSLTEMEFREARRLGRPILLFVMGPDHEVKPSAVEIDAAKLAKLAAFREDAKRVDPDSPVHRIYKVFNSLGEFEVAATQSVAELRRLLDTPAVAPRPSDGIPTPPKLYAEPHYIGSHRFVGRAAQLDTLTDWAATADPHPLLLFEAIGGSGKSMLTWEWTTQHAPKVRTDWAGVFWYSFYEKGAVMADFCRCALAYMTGQPLDVLRQKRQRELTDQLVRQLRARPWLVILDGLERVLVAYHRYDAAQLADEEAGRTDEIAERDPCTAIRPADDDLLRLLAGAAPSKVLVTSRLVPRVLLNAASQAIPGVLHERLPGLRPADAESLLRTCAVRGDSARMQDFLRRHCDCHPLVSGVVAGLVNDYLPDRGNFDAWAADTAHGGRLDLADLDLAQKRNHILAAALASLSTNSRQLLSTLALLPEAVDFRTLEALSPHLPAEPRTPTPLPLPATGAQDSRREKERQLIRADHAAAARTRQAWEARDRGPEKAALARTIRDLEQRGLLQFDRSAWRYDLHPVVRAIASADLRGSDRDRLGQRVIDHFSGKRGHPYDRAETLDDLSAPLTVIRTLLRMGRVRQAAAAYGGELRDALLFNLEAYAEILSLVRPFFGSSWNSPSPELGDDDFVSLRSHVATVLSLGFEPSLALEIYAATLSVNLAQGQWSRATKTLINTAIAFEATNRLAATRRYLLIAQRLGDELGDREHMFYTRINLLDVAIITGRLTEAEELWRSISAMNLPSYLGIQRPGAIETSYATLQYHRGLLAESDLASAEELARGGRNRPDRRALHTLRGRWLLDQGRYAEAADTFSDALQMERETTLAAPEAEAWLALASVHLGQSADARDAAARISAQLRPPHLPLAELWHALRDPERATAHALEAYRWAWADGEPYVRRFELDRATALLTTLNIKAPSLPPYDQVQDPELPWTAEIDRAIEELQRRRGTDT encoded by the coding sequence ATGACCGCGTTCGCACCGCGCCACTATCCCGGCGTGATGGTGTCCAGCACCTTCCAGGACTTCGTCGCGCACCGCGAGGTGCTGATCCGGGTGATCGCCGGCCAGGGACTCCATCCGGTCGCCATGGAGCAGGACAGCGCCCGCCCGGCCGGCACCGTCATCGACTCCTCTTTGGAGAAGGTCCGAGACGCGGCGGCGTACGTCGGGATCATCGGTCATCGCTACGGGAACGTGCCCGATTCGGCCGACCTCAATCCTGCCGGCCTGTCGCTGACCGAAATGGAGTTCCGCGAAGCGCGCCGCCTGGGCCGGCCGATCCTGCTCTTCGTGATGGGCCCGGACCACGAGGTGAAGCCGAGCGCCGTGGAGATCGACGCCGCGAAGCTGGCCAAGCTGGCGGCGTTCCGCGAAGACGCGAAGCGCGTCGATCCCGACTCGCCGGTGCACCGGATCTACAAGGTCTTCAACAGCCTGGGCGAGTTCGAGGTCGCCGCGACCCAGTCGGTCGCCGAACTCCGCCGGCTGTTGGACACGCCGGCGGTGGCACCGAGGCCCTCGGACGGGATACCGACCCCGCCGAAGCTCTACGCCGAGCCGCACTACATCGGGTCACACCGGTTTGTCGGCCGGGCCGCCCAACTCGACACGCTCACCGACTGGGCCGCGACGGCCGACCCGCACCCGCTGCTCCTGTTCGAGGCCATCGGCGGCTCCGGCAAAAGCATGCTGACCTGGGAATGGACCACCCAGCACGCGCCAAAGGTACGCACTGACTGGGCCGGCGTCTTCTGGTACTCGTTCTACGAGAAGGGCGCCGTGATGGCGGACTTCTGCCGCTGCGCCCTCGCCTACATGACCGGCCAACCGCTCGACGTCCTGCGCCAGAAGCGCCAGCGCGAGCTGACCGATCAGCTGGTGCGCCAACTCCGGGCCCGACCTTGGCTGGTGATCCTCGACGGGCTCGAACGGGTGCTGGTGGCCTACCACCGCTACGACGCCGCCCAGCTTGCCGACGAGGAAGCCGGGCGCACGGACGAGATCGCCGAACGCGACCCGTGCACGGCCATCCGGCCGGCCGACGATGACCTGCTGCGCCTCCTGGCCGGCGCCGCCCCGTCAAAGGTGCTCGTCACGTCGCGGCTCGTGCCCCGGGTGCTGCTCAATGCCGCGAGCCAGGCAATCCCGGGTGTGCTGCACGAACGGTTGCCCGGTCTGCGTCCGGCCGACGCCGAGTCCCTGCTGCGGACCTGCGCGGTCCGTGGTGATTCCGCGCGGATGCAGGACTTTCTGCGCCGCCACTGCGACTGTCATCCGCTGGTCAGTGGCGTCGTCGCCGGCCTGGTCAACGACTACCTACCGGACCGCGGCAACTTCGACGCGTGGGCCGCCGACACCGCTCATGGCGGGCGCCTTGACCTCGCCGACCTCGACCTCGCGCAGAAGCGCAACCACATCCTCGCCGCGGCCCTCGCGTCGCTCTCCACGAACAGCCGGCAATTGCTGTCGACGCTGGCGCTGCTGCCCGAGGCCGTCGACTTCCGGACGCTGGAGGCTCTCAGCCCGCACCTGCCGGCCGAGCCGCGGACACCGACACCGCTACCGCTACCGGCGACAGGAGCCCAGGACTCGCGCAGGGAGAAGGAGCGACAACTGATCCGCGCGGACCATGCCGCGGCGGCCCGGACGCGACAGGCCTGGGAGGCACGCGACCGCGGGCCGGAAAAGGCCGCTCTGGCCCGCACCATTCGCGACCTGGAGCAACGGGGCCTCTTGCAGTTCGACCGGTCGGCCTGGCGTTACGACCTCCATCCGGTCGTGCGGGCGATCGCGTCCGCTGACCTACGTGGCTCGGACCGGGACCGGCTGGGACAGCGGGTGATAGACCACTTCTCCGGGAAACGCGGCCATCCCTACGATCGCGCCGAGACCCTGGATGACCTCAGCGCTCCGCTCACAGTGATCCGCACCCTGCTGAGGATGGGCCGGGTGCGCCAGGCCGCCGCCGCTTATGGCGGCGAACTGCGCGACGCACTGCTCTTCAACCTGGAGGCCTACGCGGAGATTCTGTCCCTGGTTCGGCCGTTCTTCGGCTCGTCCTGGAACTCGCCGTCACCGGAACTGGGTGACGACGACTTCGTCAGCCTCAGGTCACACGTCGCGACCGTGTTGTCTCTCGGCTTCGAGCCATCCCTCGCCCTGGAGATCTACGCGGCGACGCTGTCGGTCAACCTGGCCCAGGGTCAGTGGTCGCGCGCGACAAAGACGTTGATCAACACGGCGATCGCTTTCGAGGCGACGAATCGACTGGCCGCCACTCGACGCTATCTGCTGATCGCGCAACGGCTCGGCGACGAACTGGGCGACCGGGAACACATGTTCTACACGCGGATCAACCTGCTGGACGTCGCCATCATCACCGGACGGTTGACCGAGGCGGAAGAGTTGTGGCGGAGCATCAGCGCGATGAACCTGCCGTCATACCTCGGCATCCAGCGGCCCGGCGCCATCGAAACGTCGTACGCGACCCTTCAGTACCACCGCGGTCTGCTCGCCGAGTCGGATCTCGCCTCGGCCGAGGAACTCGCCCGCGGTGGCCGCAACCGCCCTGACCGACGCGCCCTGCACACTCTTCGGGGCCGCTGGCTGCTCGACCAGGGCCGCTACGCGGAGGCGGCAGACACGTTCAGCGACGCGCTGCAGATGGAACGTGAGACCACATTGGCCGCTCCGGAAGCCGAGGCGTGGCTGGCGCTGGCATCCGTCCACCTCGGACAATCCGCGGACGCGCGTGACGCCGCCGCCCGCATCTCCGCCCAGCTCCGTCCGCCGCACCTCCCGCTGGCGGAGCTGTGGCACGCATTGCGCGACCCGGAACGGGCGACCGCGCACGCATTGGAGGCATACAGATGGGCCTGGGCCGACGGCGAGCCGTATGTCCGACGGTTCGAACTGGACCGCGCCACGGCGCTGTTGACGACGCTCAACATCAAGGCGCCGTCGCTGCCGCCCTACGACCAGGTCCAGGATCCGGAGCTGCCGTGGACGGCGGAGATCGACCGAGCCATCGAAGAGCTTCAACGGCGACGCGGGACCGACACCTGA
- a CDS encoding glycoside hydrolase family 18 protein codes for MRRIVAVAAVATLLVTALGAAPASAHDRQGQSFRQVGYFTQWGIYGRAFPVKKLDTSGAAARLTHINYAFGNVSPDGRCYVDGAAPEGDSWADYQRTVPAEESVDGVADNWGEPLNGNFGQLQKLKVKHPDLKVLISLGGWSWSNHFSDAALTDASRKKFVASCIDLYLKGNLPNPDGSAGGPGTLKGVFDGVDLDWEWPAMPGDVDNVYRPEDKQNFTKLVAEFRKQLDAYGRTQKKHFELTAFLPANPANIDAGFEVPKVMKNLDFATIQGYDFHGTWEATANQQSALRIPQGATLPDFSLADTTKAWLDRGAPRDKLVVGIPYYGHGWTGVTGGRNGLFGTSTGGAAPATFDAGTEDYKVLKNLAGTDGYQVYRDLRAGTAWLYNGTTFWTYDDPAVLLQKALWIRSERLGGAMVWSLDGDDDNATLTRTLHLGLWTP; via the coding sequence ATGCGCAGAATTGTCGCCGTGGCGGCGGTAGCAACGCTCCTCGTCACCGCCCTCGGCGCGGCGCCCGCCTCGGCGCACGATCGTCAGGGGCAGAGTTTCCGGCAGGTCGGCTATTTCACCCAGTGGGGCATCTACGGCCGGGCCTTCCCGGTCAAGAAGCTCGACACCTCCGGCGCGGCCGCGCGGCTGACGCACATCAACTACGCGTTCGGCAACGTCAGCCCCGACGGCCGGTGCTATGTCGACGGTGCGGCGCCCGAGGGTGACTCGTGGGCCGACTACCAGCGGACGGTGCCCGCCGAGGAGAGTGTCGACGGCGTCGCCGACAACTGGGGCGAACCGCTCAACGGCAACTTCGGCCAGTTGCAGAAGCTCAAGGTCAAGCACCCCGACCTCAAGGTGCTGATCTCGCTCGGCGGCTGGTCCTGGTCCAACCACTTCTCCGACGCGGCCCTCACCGACGCGTCCCGCAAGAAGTTCGTCGCGTCCTGCATCGACCTCTACCTCAAGGGCAACCTGCCCAACCCCGACGGCAGCGCGGGCGGGCCGGGCACGCTCAAGGGCGTGTTCGACGGCGTCGACCTCGACTGGGAGTGGCCGGCGATGCCCGGTGACGTCGACAACGTCTACCGACCCGAAGACAAGCAGAACTTCACCAAGCTGGTCGCCGAATTCCGCAAGCAACTCGACGCGTACGGGCGTACCCAGAAGAAGCATTTCGAATTGACCGCGTTCCTCCCGGCCAACCCGGCGAACATCGACGCCGGCTTCGAGGTTCCCAAGGTCATGAAGAACCTGGACTTCGCGACCATCCAGGGGTACGACTTCCACGGCACCTGGGAAGCGACCGCCAACCAGCAGTCGGCGTTGCGCATCCCGCAGGGCGCCACCCTGCCCGACTTCTCGCTGGCCGACACGACCAAGGCGTGGCTCGACCGGGGCGCGCCGCGCGACAAGTTGGTGGTCGGCATCCCCTACTACGGCCACGGCTGGACCGGTGTGACGGGCGGGCGCAACGGCCTGTTCGGCACCTCGACCGGCGGCGCCGCGCCGGCCACGTTCGACGCCGGCACCGAGGATTACAAGGTGCTCAAGAACCTCGCCGGCACCGACGGCTACCAGGTCTACCGCGACCTGCGGGCCGGCACGGCATGGCTTTACAACGGCACCACCTTCTGGACGTACGACGACCCGGCGGTGCTGCTGCAGAAGGCGCTGTGGATCCGCAGTGAGCGGCTCGGCGGCGCGATGGTCTGGTCGCTCGACGGCGACGACGACAACGCCACCCTGACCCGCACGCTCCACCTGGGACTGTGGACCCCCTGA
- a CDS encoding DUF3311 domain-containing protein, with translation MSDPEVRAEAAPAVARAKDKSPWNWLLFLPIVVPLLTPLFNHDSPRVGGFPMFYWLQLLFIVLGVTTTTVVYQMTKKRR, from the coding sequence ATGAGTGATCCGGAAGTGCGCGCTGAGGCCGCCCCGGCGGTGGCCCGCGCGAAGGACAAGAGTCCGTGGAACTGGTTGCTGTTCCTGCCGATCGTCGTCCCGCTGCTGACCCCGCTGTTCAATCATGACTCGCCGCGGGTCGGCGGCTTCCCGATGTTCTACTGGCTGCAACTGCTGTTCATCGTCCTCGGCGTAACGACGACCACCGTCGTCTACCAGATGACCAAGAAGCGGCGGTGA
- the mctP gene encoding monocarboxylate uptake permease MctP, which translates to MGDHVTEIVVFTVLFLLVSGIGFFAARWRAPNDMGHLDEWGLGGRSFGGWITWFLVGGDLYTAYTFVAVPALLFGAGAAGFFAVPYTIIIYPLVFLVLVRLWSVSHRHGFVTPADFVRSRFQSPTLALLIAITGIVATMPYIALQLVGIEAVLKTMGVTGDSAIARHLPIIIAFAILAAYTYQSGLRAPALIAFVKDTLIYIVILVAIIYLPYKLGGWGSIFDAAQKKFDGTPNPNDGIVLTAANQWQYITLALGSALALFLYPHSITGVLASKNRDVIKRNMSALPAYSLLLGLIALLGFMAIAAGVKPLPGAKAGSTDSNTVVPLLFDLHFPSWFAGVAFAAIGIGALVPAAIMSIAAANLFTRNIYKEYLKRDATPAQEASVSKITSLVVKVGAVACIVFLDPQFSIDLQLIGGVIILQTLPAVALGIYTRWFHRGGLIAGWFAGMALGFWMLYQIPNAATGRAHFGGSAFPLEKFAFIDSKTTVYVGLVAVAVNLAVAALVTLALRAGKVPDGGDDTNPDDYFADEGDPRVSVPAQATSTDPDLDPAPSPKV; encoded by the coding sequence ATGGGCGACCACGTAACCGAGATCGTCGTCTTCACCGTCCTGTTCCTGCTGGTCAGCGGCATCGGCTTCTTCGCAGCCCGGTGGCGCGCGCCCAACGACATGGGCCACCTCGACGAGTGGGGCCTGGGCGGGCGCAGCTTCGGCGGCTGGATCACCTGGTTCCTGGTCGGCGGCGACCTCTACACGGCCTACACGTTCGTCGCCGTGCCGGCCCTGCTGTTCGGTGCGGGTGCCGCCGGCTTCTTCGCCGTGCCGTACACCATCATCATCTATCCCCTGGTCTTCCTGGTTCTGGTGCGGCTCTGGTCGGTCTCGCACCGGCACGGGTTCGTGACGCCGGCCGACTTCGTGCGGTCGCGCTTCCAGTCGCCGACGCTGGCGCTGCTGATCGCGATCACCGGCATCGTCGCCACGATGCCCTACATCGCGCTGCAACTCGTCGGCATCGAGGCCGTCCTCAAGACGATGGGCGTGACCGGCGACAGCGCGATCGCCCGGCACTTGCCGATCATCATCGCGTTCGCGATCCTGGCCGCCTACACCTACCAGTCGGGGCTGCGGGCGCCGGCGCTGATCGCATTCGTCAAGGACACGCTGATCTACATCGTGATCCTGGTGGCGATCATCTACCTGCCCTACAAGTTGGGCGGCTGGGGCTCGATCTTCGACGCGGCCCAGAAGAAGTTCGACGGCACACCCAACCCCAACGACGGCATCGTGCTGACCGCCGCCAACCAGTGGCAATACATCACGCTGGCGTTGGGGTCCGCGCTCGCCCTGTTCCTCTACCCGCACAGCATCACCGGCGTGCTGGCCAGCAAGAACCGCGACGTGATCAAGCGCAACATGTCCGCGCTGCCGGCCTACAGCCTGCTGCTCGGCCTGATCGCGCTGCTCGGCTTCATGGCCATCGCGGCCGGGGTCAAGCCGCTGCCCGGCGCCAAGGCGGGTTCGACCGACAGCAACACCGTGGTGCCGCTGCTGTTCGACCTGCACTTCCCGAGTTGGTTCGCGGGCGTCGCGTTCGCCGCGATCGGCATCGGCGCGCTGGTGCCGGCCGCGATCATGTCGATCGCCGCGGCCAACCTGTTCACCCGCAACATCTACAAGGAATACCTGAAACGCGACGCGACACCGGCCCAGGAGGCCAGCGTCTCGAAGATCACCTCGCTGGTGGTGAAGGTCGGCGCGGTCGCCTGCATCGTCTTCCTCGACCCGCAGTTCTCCATCGACCTGCAACTCATCGGCGGCGTGATCATCCTCCAGACGCTGCCGGCGGTGGCGCTGGGCATCTACACCCGCTGGTTCCACCGCGGCGGCCTGATCGCCGGCTGGTTCGCCGGCATGGCGCTGGGCTTCTGGATGCTCTACCAGATCCCCAACGCGGCCACCGGGCGCGCGCACTTCGGCGGCTCGGCGTTCCCGCTCGAGAAGTTCGCCTTCATCGACTCGAAGACCACCGTCTACGTCGGCCTGGTCGCCGTCGCCGTCAACCTGGCGGTCGCGGCTCTGGTCACGCTGGCGCTGCGGGCCGGCAAGGTGCCCGACGGCGGCGACGACACCAACCCCGACGACTACTTCGCCGACGAGGGCGACCCGCGGGTCTCGGTGCCGGCGCAGGCGACCAGCACCGACCCCGACCTCGACCCGGCGCCGTCCCCGAAGGTTTGA
- a CDS encoding DUF2975 domain-containing protein produces the protein MIRGRDWLGQLQLTLAAFALVFAVFGVGSLVYLLGGNAVCTEVLGAEPVVAVPGLRAGATAGATVSVCTESPSGAQSVYAFLVEGLWPLVIMVAAALLWRIVRDARRSDPFTAVTVRRLRRLTVFVLLAGGAAAVAQMVAADALAASFVEGGFHPSNAPVWAWLVVGLGLAAIAEIVNRGVALRAELDTVI, from the coding sequence ATGATCCGCGGTCGGGACTGGTTGGGGCAACTCCAGCTCACGCTGGCGGCGTTCGCCCTGGTGTTCGCCGTGTTCGGGGTCGGTTCGCTGGTCTACCTTCTCGGCGGCAACGCCGTCTGCACCGAGGTGCTCGGCGCGGAGCCGGTCGTCGCGGTTCCCGGCCTGCGCGCCGGCGCCACCGCCGGCGCCACCGTCTCCGTCTGCACCGAGTCGCCGAGCGGCGCCCAGTCGGTCTACGCCTTCCTCGTGGAGGGCCTGTGGCCGCTGGTCATCATGGTCGCCGCGGCACTGCTCTGGCGGATCGTGAGAGACGCCCGCCGGAGCGACCCGTTCACCGCGGTCACGGTGCGGCGGCTGCGCCGGCTCACCGTGTTCGTGCTGCTGGCCGGCGGGGCGGCGGCAGTCGCGCAGATGGTCGCCGCCGACGCGTTGGCCGCCAGCTTCGTCGAAGGCGGCTTCCACCCGAGCAACGCGCCCGTCTGGGCCTGGCTCGTCGTGGGCCTCGGCCTGGCGGCCATCGCCGAGATCGTCAACCGCGGCGTCGCGCTGCGGGCCGAGCTCGACACGGTCATCTGA
- a CDS encoding helix-turn-helix domain-containing protein — MPPDEEHRVEVHIDKLLAARGMTLTELADRVGLTLANLSILKNGRARAVRFSTLSALCTVLDCQPGDLFTVREPHC; from the coding sequence GTGCCGCCGGACGAGGAGCACCGGGTCGAGGTGCACATCGACAAGCTGCTGGCCGCACGCGGCATGACCCTGACCGAGCTCGCCGACCGGGTCGGCCTGACGCTGGCCAACCTGTCGATCCTCAAGAACGGCCGGGCCCGCGCGGTGCGCTTCTCGACGCTGAGCGCCTTGTGCACAGTGCTCGACTGCCAGCCCGGCGACCTGTTCACCGTTCGCGAGCCGCACTGTTAA
- a CDS encoding MFS transporter, with the protein MSTPTRAASYRAVLTTPHALRTFSAALVGRLSYGVVFVSLMVALTSATGSYSLAGAAIALFGAGAVLVAPLRAGLIDRHGPRLSLPPMAIAYAALLAALAFATWRPGAAPGWVLLLLTASAGVCSPPLGPVMRTLWSNLLPDPARRQRAFALDTVVEELLYVTGPVLAGLFIAIGRPALGVATSAVLVLVGTLAMVSSPAARAWPAPPAVAPPLRGGRALWEPVIVVGGLGLALGSLGLLIVAFAVRHDQLTAVAWVEAALAAGSAIGGIAYGARTWALSQRTQLPLLTLALAAVLVTAGFAPGVVALAAAAALAGLFVAPALTTAYLLVDGAVPAAARTRAGTWVNSAFNAGSSGGTAAIGLLIGRAPLPVCFAVAALPLLLTAAGVLVPSGRRVTAL; encoded by the coding sequence ATGTCCACGCCCACGCGGGCGGCGTCCTACCGCGCCGTCCTCACCACTCCGCATGCGCTGCGGACCTTCTCCGCGGCCCTCGTCGGCCGCCTCTCCTACGGTGTCGTCTTCGTCTCGCTGATGGTCGCCCTCACCAGCGCGACCGGCTCCTACTCCCTGGCCGGGGCGGCGATCGCGCTGTTCGGCGCCGGTGCCGTGCTCGTCGCGCCGTTGCGCGCCGGGCTGATCGACCGGCACGGGCCGCGCCTTTCCCTACCCCCGATGGCCATCGCCTATGCGGCGCTGCTGGCCGCACTGGCCTTCGCGACCTGGCGACCCGGCGCGGCCCCCGGCTGGGTGTTGCTGCTGCTGACCGCTTCGGCCGGGGTCTGTTCACCACCCCTCGGACCGGTCATGCGTACGTTGTGGAGCAATTTGCTCCCCGACCCGGCCCGCCGGCAGCGGGCGTTCGCGCTGGACACGGTCGTCGAGGAACTGCTGTACGTGACCGGCCCGGTGCTGGCCGGGCTGTTCATCGCGATCGGCAGGCCCGCCCTCGGCGTCGCCACCAGCGCCGTCCTGGTGCTGGTCGGCACGCTGGCGATGGTCTCGTCACCGGCCGCCCGCGCGTGGCCGGCGCCGCCCGCCGTCGCTCCCCCGCTGCGTGGCGGGCGGGCCTTGTGGGAACCGGTGATCGTGGTCGGCGGCCTGGGCCTGGCGCTGGGCTCGCTCGGCCTGCTGATCGTCGCGTTCGCGGTGCGGCACGATCAGTTGACGGCGGTGGCCTGGGTCGAGGCGGCGCTGGCGGCGGGTAGTGCGATCGGCGGCATCGCCTACGGCGCGCGCACCTGGGCGCTGTCGCAGCGCACCCAGTTGCCGCTGCTGACGCTCGCGCTGGCGGCCGTGCTGGTCACCGCGGGCTTCGCGCCGGGAGTGGTCGCGCTGGCGGCCGCGGCGGCGCTCGCTGGGCTGTTCGTGGCGCCGGCTTTGACCACGGCCTACCTGTTGGTCGACGGTGCCGTGCCGGCGGCTGCCCGGACCCGGGCCGGCACCTGGGTGAACAGCGCGTTCAACGCCGGTTCGTCGGGCGGGACGGCGGCGATCGGGCTGCTGATCGGCCGCGCGCCACTGCCGGTGTGTTTCGCCGTGGCGGCGCTGCCGTTGCTGCTGACGGCGGCGGGGGTGCTCGTGCCGTCGGGTCGGCGGGTCACCGCTCTCTAG
- a CDS encoding sulfite exporter TauE/SafE family protein, with amino-acid sequence MDLTHAVLLLAAGLAAGLMNAIAGGGSLITFPALLGVGLAPVPANVSNSVAVCPGYFASVYGSRRDLRGQERRTLALLPTAVAGAIAGCVLLLITPEAAFDIVVPFLVLGATAVLAFQDQLRKVVGHPARISVGRQRLMLHGMVAIGSVYGGYFGAALGVMFVAGLALVLDETLARVTAVKNLLSATVGLTTVVVFALFGPVNWATVAVLAPATIVGGYFGARLARRLRSDVLKVVIVVFGTGIGIYLLIHAFM; translated from the coding sequence ATGGATCTCACCCATGCCGTTCTGCTGCTCGCCGCCGGGCTGGCTGCCGGGCTGATGAACGCGATCGCCGGTGGTGGGTCGCTGATCACCTTCCCGGCGCTGCTCGGGGTCGGTCTGGCCCCCGTGCCGGCCAACGTCAGCAACAGCGTCGCGGTGTGTCCGGGCTACTTCGCCAGCGTGTACGGGAGCCGCCGCGACCTGCGTGGTCAGGAGCGGCGGACCCTCGCGCTGCTGCCGACCGCGGTGGCCGGAGCGATCGCCGGATGTGTGCTGCTGCTGATCACCCCGGAGGCGGCGTTCGACATCGTCGTGCCGTTCCTGGTGCTCGGCGCCACCGCCGTCCTGGCGTTCCAGGACCAGCTCCGCAAGGTGGTCGGGCATCCGGCGCGGATCAGCGTCGGACGGCAGCGGCTGATGCTGCACGGCATGGTGGCGATCGGCAGTGTCTACGGTGGATACTTCGGCGCCGCGCTCGGCGTGATGTTCGTCGCCGGGCTGGCGTTGGTGCTCGACGAGACGTTGGCCCGGGTCACCGCTGTCAAGAACCTCCTCTCCGCCACCGTTGGGCTGACCACCGTCGTGGTGTTCGCCCTCTTCGGGCCGGTCAACTGGGCGACCGTCGCGGTCCTTGCGCCCGCGACGATCGTCGGCGGTTACTTCGGCGCGCGGCTGGCCCGCCGCCTGCGCAGCGACGTGCTCAAGGTGGTCATCGTCGTGTTCGGCACCGGCATCGGCATCTACCTACTGATCCACGCCTTCATGTGA
- a CDS encoding LysE family translocator: protein MLVVIPGPAVLFAISRALPYGRRAALTTVVGGAVGSLTAATAVAVGIGAVVQTSATIYTAIKLAGAAYLIYLGVQAIRHRRGLRQAFEAQAAPIGGGRTLMQGFIVGVTNPKTVVFFAAILPQFVDPSAGHATVQMLVLGAVFAAIALAMDSVWGFAAGAVRSWFASSARRLDLVGGAAGLTMVGLGVGLAVSGRKD from the coding sequence GTGCTGGTTGTCATTCCGGGTCCCGCAGTGCTCTTCGCGATCAGCCGTGCCTTGCCATACGGCCGACGGGCCGCGCTCACGACCGTCGTCGGTGGGGCGGTTGGCAGCCTCACCGCGGCCACGGCCGTCGCTGTTGGCATAGGCGCCGTCGTGCAGACCTCCGCGACGATCTACACCGCGATCAAGCTCGCTGGTGCGGCCTACCTCATCTACCTCGGCGTTCAGGCGATCCGACACCGTCGGGGACTGCGGCAGGCATTCGAAGCCCAGGCCGCCCCGATCGGTGGCGGGCGCACGCTGATGCAAGGGTTCATCGTGGGCGTGACGAACCCGAAGACGGTGGTGTTCTTCGCGGCCATCCTCCCGCAGTTCGTCGACCCGTCCGCTGGGCATGCCACCGTTCAGATGCTGGTCCTGGGCGCGGTGTTCGCCGCGATCGCCCTGGCGATGGACTCCGTGTGGGGCTTCGCCGCGGGCGCGGTCCGGTCCTGGTTCGCAAGCTCGGCGCGGCGCTTGGACCTGGTCGGCGGCGCGGCGGGTCTCACGATGGTCGGGCTCGGCGTCGGTCTGGCTGTCAGCGGCCGAAAGGATTAG
- a CDS encoding quinone oxidoreductase family protein produces MKAAVVDRQGGVPAYRDVPDPQVGDGEVLVTVAAVAVENVDKAIVAGTHYTAAAFQSALPAIPCFDGIGHLPDGTTVGFGGLKPPHGALAEHVVVPAAYTVPIPDGIEPPTAAALSSAITAMCMRTAGGLTAGETVLVQGATGVAGRLAVQVARLLGAGRIVATGRDDAALKEVGADAVINTAVDDEQLVRAFRENAGEGYDVVVDYLWGRPTELLARALVPDTFAFAKPTRLVQIGESAGADIRLTGDALRTSGLEIYGGARNAATTMPAAYQQVVDWVRAGALTIPITTMPLSQITEAWSRTDLRGRRLVIVPD; encoded by the coding sequence ATGAAGGCAGCGGTGGTCGACCGGCAAGGTGGCGTCCCGGCGTATCGGGACGTCCCGGATCCGCAGGTGGGTGACGGCGAGGTGCTGGTGACCGTGGCGGCGGTCGCCGTGGAGAACGTGGACAAGGCGATCGTGGCCGGCACCCACTACACGGCGGCGGCGTTCCAGTCCGCGCTACCTGCGATTCCCTGTTTCGACGGCATCGGCCACCTCCCGGACGGCACGACGGTAGGTTTCGGCGGCCTGAAACCACCACACGGGGCGCTCGCCGAGCACGTGGTCGTCCCGGCGGCGTACACCGTCCCGATCCCCGACGGGATCGAGCCACCAACCGCGGCGGCCCTGTCGTCGGCGATCACCGCCATGTGCATGCGGACCGCCGGTGGTCTCACGGCCGGCGAGACGGTGCTGGTGCAGGGCGCGACCGGCGTCGCCGGCCGCCTGGCCGTCCAGGTCGCGCGGCTTCTGGGCGCCGGCCGCATCGTTGCCACCGGACGCGACGACGCCGCGCTGAAGGAGGTCGGCGCCGACGCGGTCATCAACACCGCCGTCGACGACGAGCAGCTGGTGCGCGCTTTCCGCGAGAACGCGGGCGAGGGCTACGACGTCGTCGTCGACTACCTGTGGGGCCGCCCGACCGAGTTGCTCGCCCGCGCCCTCGTCCCGGACACGTTCGCCTTCGCCAAGCCCACCCGCCTGGTGCAGATCGGCGAGTCCGCCGGCGCGGACATCCGGCTCACCGGCGACGCCCTGCGCACCTCCGGCCTGGAGATCTATGGCGGCGCCCGCAACGCCGCGACGACCATGCCCGCCGCCTATCAACAGGTCGTCGATTGGGTACGCGCGGGCGCCCTCACCATCCCGATCACCACCATGCCGCTGAGCCAGATCACCGAGGCCTGGAGCCGCACCGACCTACGCGGCCGCCGCCTGGTCATCGTCCCGGACTGA